One Candidatus Desulfatibia profunda genomic window carries:
- a CDS encoding type II toxin-antitoxin system Phd/YefM family antitoxin, whose translation MKTISFTDFRKKASRFITEVEHGETIVILRRGKPIAEVIPFSDRPRQTPSWKRPGIRLQIQGSDLSSAILEERESGL comes from the coding sequence ATGAAAACCATTTCATTCACAGATTTTAGGAAAAAAGCATCTCGTTTTATAACCGAGGTGGAGCACGGCGAAACGATTGTTATCTTACGTCGCGGCAAGCCTATTGCTGAAGTAATTCCCTTTTCCGACCGACCTCGGCAAACGCCATCCTGGAAACGGCCGGGTATTCGTTTGCAAATTCAGGGAAGCGATCTCTCATCAGCCATTTTGGAAGAACGCGAGTCCGGATTATGA